One genomic segment of Mytilus trossulus isolate FHL-02 chromosome 4, PNRI_Mtr1.1.1.hap1, whole genome shotgun sequence includes these proteins:
- the LOC134715242 gene encoding uncharacterized protein LOC134715242 isoform X2, producing the protein MKYPEHKLSMETALPSSVQSWLGNELEIRGIDSVIYSRYIIHLLLEDHDEECMEYLELFFNPRLNVKSKVKRRRRSLEEKKKKAAIECLQAVSDENCGIEQLVEELCIKLKELSQSSGSDDTDQGDSSTPSLSDGSSTELEDPAERYYAAFPALTGQNEKSPFFENCLQMSSIWRDNPWTKEPPDKQLTKMIKYKKAPKQRYERKQRKKSSPNSANLKKQTPEKPIPKPKYKPNENFHARFMSWPQSEFAPVNILDKQTNEEKKLCQQVENILKEMLLHGHDKKFLERFDIDGFISPELQENAFWYTKQFAELITPIDSGQRLYERHSCPFFHNDDVFIDPDKVSVKDETEQVPQEDQFGLQDLMKNQELQTVAESVLQNVDEDFSKKEDVLEVQAEDPYDMHKDIGGLLLLDGEILQPITSPYDNQGDFPVIGLNEHEDLWSTLVNQSENNLTCKPGRNWKDEHISQMEHQNLYDCPVFQSLENQIGNADEVSLPSWMFSANKTEMDGFRCDDTAGQDNENYSQLWDINIWNKQQRDNGMFLDGFNSTFDDFKSGLNQLPDKGNRNSGVFNINLINEGMESFDLLEGDNINTLIPKITFEPDDLDEPTNELKDEDQQNFPRTYDRSISLTDVHLLKSLRDNQLASSDKLSKSFELIPSNNSAFKDVIPRKMTHVQSDSNICYFNYSTLIDFEDNVPKVQNEEKNENLYLSPKTHFRPISAKVEEDLSDLHLRDLFGGYSSTTTPYQKFVEVTDSGDEESFIPMFKVCRQHDKNIQTGSSFDDQPANNEKMSCVDKGRPPEVVEEEEEEDPEFIQDFDVYGYVDSLTASAQNTPQNVLDVACNTCFDSGYEEANDDEKVQEEKSNWLTVNESHRLRKVKTMEWHHPEKKEEKVQADNQDLWGEKWSQPQKNEERTENQDLWTEKWSQTQKNEEPTENQDLWAEKWSQSQKNEEPMENQNLWAEKWSQPQKVEEPSENQDLWTEKWSQPQQNKASTENQDLWTEKWSQPQQNETSTENQDLWGEKWSQPQKKEEPTENQDLWTEKWSQLKKNEEPTGNQDFWAEQCSELQKNEELVENQDFGYEKWSQQQNNEDLTNNKDVWAEEWPPQQKNEDDAPQDNPDLWGVNESEHDGETGCSIQESVWSSTDDNNFPDMFSFFTEDCDDLKPPETTAVHAPPCYLFDAVHSESEKCGEIPSKDNDVTKVHLVIGKGKKVLQDIENCPRDNSVSEPIYVKGYMPMPRVAVYSCELEKEWLDKESPNPNGKSSKFAKCSGRKPCTFFMEGSCKRSDCKFSHDLSNITCRFWSEGDCFKGDLCPFLHSYYVSDIPVDIKENVDDYFEFQEDEFPQLSNQIKRQKQKIPKSEKSNTFVDSRKIYRTTGAKQKSVKLTEKNEN; encoded by the exons AATTGTGGCATTGAACAACTTGTAGAAGAGCTTtgcattaaattaaaagaattaagtCAGTCATCAG gTTCTGATGACACAGATCAAGGAGACAGTAGTACCCCTTCCCTTAGTGATGGAAGTTCTACTGAATTGGAAGATCCAGCTGAAAG atattatGCAGCATTTCCTGCCCTTACTGGTCAAAATGAAAAGTCACCATTTTTTGAAAACTGTCTACAGATGTCGAGTATTTGGAGAGATAACCCATGGACCAAAGAACCACCAGATAAACAACTTACTAAAATGATTAAATACAAGAAGGCGCCTAAACAAAGATATGAACGGAAACAAAGGAAAAAGTCGTCGCCAAACTCTGCTAACTTAAAAAAGCAAACCCCAGAAAAACCTATTCCAAAGCCAAAATATAAACCAAATGAAAATTTCCATGCAAGATTTATGAGCTGGCCTCAATCAGAATTCGCTCCAgtcaatattttagataaacaaacaaatgaagaaAAGAAGCTTTGTCAACAAGTAGAAAATATCCTCAAAGAAATGCTCCTCCATGGTCATGATAAGAAATTCCTAGAAAGATTTGATATTGACGGATTCATCAGTCCAGAACTTCAGGAAAATGCCTTTTGGTACACTAAGCAGTTTGCTGAGTTGATAACACCAATCGACTCCGGTCAACGATTATATGAAAGACACAGCTGCCCATTCTTCCATAACGATGATGTATTTATAGATCCGGATAAAGTATCAGTCAAGGATGAAACTGAACAGGTTCCACAGGAAGATCAGTTTGGATTGCAGGACTTGATGAAAAACCAAGAGTTACAAACTGTAGCAGAAAGTGTCCTTCAGAATGTAGATGAAGATTTTtcaaagaaagaagatgtgctAGAAGTTCAAGCTGAAGATCCATACGATATGCACAAAGATATTGGGGGATTATTACTCTTAGACGGGGAAATCTTACAGCCAATTACATCTCCGTATGACAACCAAGGAGACTTTCCTGTCATTGGTTTAAATGAGCATGAAGATCTGTGGTCAACACTTGTAAATCAAAGTGAGAACAACCTAACCTGTAAGCCTGGAAGGAATTGGAAAGATGAACATATATCTCAGATGGAACATCAGAATTTATATGATTGTCCAGTTTTCCAAAGTCTTGAAAACCAAATAGGTAATGCTGATGAAGTTTCTTTGCCTTCATGGATGTTTTCTGCCAATAAAACAGAAATGGATGGTTTCAGATGTGATGATACAGCAGGTCAAGATAATGAAAACTATTCTCAACTTTGGGATATAAACATATGGAATAAGCAGCAGAGAGATAATGGCATGTTTCTAGATGGATTCAACTCTACTTTTGACGATTTTAAATCTGGATTGAACCAACTACCAGACAAAGGTAATAGAAATAGTGGAGTATTCAACATCAACTTGATAAATGAAGGCATGGAGTCATTTGATCTATTGGAAGGGGACaatataaatactttaattCCAAAGATAACCTTTGAACCCGATGACCTTGATGAACCGACCAATGAACTTAAGGATGAAGATCAACAGAATTTTCCGCGAACATATGATCGCAGTATTTCTTTGACAGATGTACATTTGCTGAAATCTTTGAGAGATAATCAGTTAGCTTCTTCAGATAAATTATCCAAAAGTTTTGAGTTGATTCCATCGAATAACTCGGCTTTTAAAGATGTTATTCCAAGAAAAATGACCCATGTGCAGAGTGACtccaatatttgttattttaactaCTCTACCTTGATTGATTTTGAAGACAATGTGCCTAAAGttcaaaatgaagaaaaaaacgaGAACTTATATTTGTCACCTAAGACCCATTTTCGTCCAATTTCGGCAAAGGTGGAAGAGGATTTATCCGACTTACATCTGAGAGATCTATTTGGTGGTTATTCTTCCACTACAACTCCATATCAAAAGTTTGTAGAAGTTACTGACTCTGGAGATGAAGAATCATTTATTCCAATGTTCAAAGTTTGTAGacaacatgataaaaacataCAGACAGGTTCAAGTTTTGATGATCAACCAgcaaacaatgagaaaatgtccTGTGTTGACAAAGGGAGACCACCTGAAGTTGTGGAAGAAGAAGAGGAAGAGGACCCAGAATTCATTCAAGACTTTGATGTGTATGGCTATGTAGACAGTTTAACAGCATCAGCACAAAATACTCCTCAAAATGTATTGGACGTGGCTTGTAACACATGCTTTGACTCGGGATATGAAGAGGCTAATGATGATGAAAAAGttcaagaagaaaaaagtaactGGCTTACTGTTAATGAAAGTCATAGACTCAGAAAAGTTAAAACCATGGAATGGCACCACCCAGAGAAAAAGGAAGAGAAGGTTCAAGCAGATAACCAAGATTTATGGGGAGAAAAATGGTCTCAGccacaaaaaaatgaagaacGGACAGAGAACCAAGATCTATGGACAGAGAAATGGTCTCAAACACAGAAAAATGAAGAACCAACGGAAAACCAAGATTTATGGGCAGAAAAATGGTCTCAGTCACAGAAAAATGAAGAACCTATGGAGAACCAAAATTTATGGGCAGAGAAGTGGTCTCAGCCACAGAAAGTTGAAGAACCATCAGAGAACCAAGATTTATGGACAGAAAAATGGTCTCAGCCACAGCAAAATAAAGCATCAACAGAGAACCAAGATTTATGGACAGAAAAATGGTCTCAGCCACAGCAAAATGAAACATCAACAGAGAACCAAGATTTATGGGGAGAGAAATGGTCTCAGCCTCAGAAAAAAGAAGAACCCACAGAGAACCAAGATTTATGGACAGAGAAATGGTCTCAATTGAAGAAAAATGAAGAACCAACTGGGAACCAAGATTTTTGGGCAGAGCAATGTTCTGAGCTGCAGAAAAATGAAGAACTGGTGGAAAACCAAGATTTTGGTTATGAGAAATGGTCTCAACAACAGAACAATGaagatttaacaaataataaagaTGTTTGGGCAGAGGAATGGCCTCCACAACAGAAAAATGAAGATGATGCACCACAAGATAATCCAGATTTGTGGGGAGTAAATGAATCAGAACATGATGGAGAAACAGGCTGTAGTATCCAGGAAAGTGTATGGAGCAGCACTGATGATAACAATTTCCCAGACATGTTTTCTTTCTTCACCGAAGACTGTGATGATCTTAAACCACCGGAAACCACAGCTGTTCATGCTCCGCCATGCTATTTGTTTGATGCTGTTCATTCTGAATCAGAGAAATGTGGAGAAATACCATCAAAAGATAATGATGTTACTAAAGTCCATCTGGTCATTGGAAAAGGAAAGAAAGTTCTCCAAGATATAGAAAACTGTCCTCGAGATAACTCTGTTTCTGAG CCAATTTATGTGAAGGGTTACATGCCTATGCCAAGAGTTGCTGTTTATTCCTGTGAACTTGAAAAAGAATGGCTAGATAAAGAGTCCCCAAATCCTAATGGAAAGTCTTCTAAGTTCGCCAAAT GTTCAGGAAGAAAACcatgtacattttttatggAAGGAAGCTGCAAACGTAGTGACTGTAAATTTTCCCACGATTTGTCCAACATCACTTGTAGATTCTGGTCAGAGGGAGATTGCTTTAAAGGTGATCTCTGTCCATTCCTACATAGTTATTATGT CTCTGATATACCAGTTGATATCAAGGAAAATGTGGAtgattattttgaatttcaagAAGATGAGTTTCCACAGCTTTCTAATCAAATAAAG AGACAGAAACAAAAGATACCTAAATCTGAGAAGTCAaatacatttgttgattcaagGAAAATTTACAGGACAACTGGAGCAAAGCAGAAATCCGtaaaattaacagaaaaaaatgaaaattaa
- the LOC134715242 gene encoding uncharacterized protein LOC134715242 isoform X1 → MKYPEHKLSMETALPSSVQSWLGNELEIRGIDSVIYSRYIIHLLLEDHDEECMEYLELFFNPRLNVKSKVKRRRRSLEEKKKKAAIECLQAVSDENCGIEQLVEELCIKLKELSQSSGSDDTDQGDSSTPSLSDGSSTELEDPAERYYAAFPALTGQNEKSPFFENCLQMSSIWRDNPWTKEPPDKQLTKMIKYKKAPKQRYERKQRKKSSPNSANLKKQTPEKPIPKPKYKPNENFHARFMSWPQSEFAPVNILDKQTNEEKKLCQQVENILKEMLLHGHDKKFLERFDIDGFISPELQENAFWYTKQFAELITPIDSGQRLYERHSCPFFHNDDVFIDPDKVSVKDETEQVPQEDQFGLQDLMKNQELQTVAESVLQNVDEDFSKKEDVLEVQAEDPYDMHKDIGGLLLLDGEILQPITSPYDNQGDFPVIGLNEHEDLWSTLVNQSENNLTCKPGRNWKDEHISQMEHQNLYDCPVFQSLENQIGNADEVSLPSWMFSANKTEMDGFRCDDTAGQDNENYSQLWDINIWNKQQRDNGMFLDGFNSTFDDFKSGLNQLPDKGNRNSGVFNINLINEGMESFDLLEGDNINTLIPKITFEPDDLDEPTNELKDEDQQNFPRTYDRSISLTDVHLLKSLRDNQLASSDKLSKSFELIPSNNSAFKDVIPRKMTHVQSDSNICYFNYSTLIDFEDNVPKVQNEEKNENLYLSPKTHFRPISAKVEEDLSDLHLRDLFGGYSSTTTPYQKFVEVTDSGDEESFIPMFKVCRQHDKNIQTGSSFDDQPANNEKMSCVDKGRPPEVVEEEEEEDPEFIQDFDVYGYVDSLTASAQNTPQNVLDVACNTCFDSGYEEANDDEKVQEEKSNWLTVNESHRLRKVKTMEWHHPEKKEEKVQADNQDLWGEKWSQPQKNEERTENQDLWTEKWSQTQKNEEPTENQDLWAEKWSQSQKNEEPMENQNLWAEKWSQPQKVEEPSENQDLWTEKWSQPQQNKASTENQDLWTEKWSQPQQNETSTENQDLWGEKWSQPQKKEEPTENQDLWTEKWSQLKKNEEPTGNQDFWAEQCSELQKNEELVENQDFGYEKWSQQQNNEDLTNNKDVWAEEWPPQQKNEDDAPQDNPDLWGVNESEHDGETGCSIQESVWSSTDDNNFPDMFSFFTEDCDDLKPPETTAVHAPPCYLFDAVHSESEKCGEIPSKDNDVTKVHLVIGKGKKVLQDIENCPRDNSVSEPIYVKGYMPMPRVAVYSCELEKEWLDKESPNPNGKSSKFAKLLHRCMHYASMVCADFSGLPEDELGSSYRSGRKPCTFFMEGSCKRSDCKFSHDLSNITCRFWSEGDCFKGDLCPFLHSYYVSDIPVDIKENVDDYFEFQEDEFPQLSNQIKRQKQKIPKSEKSNTFVDSRKIYRTTGAKQKSVKLTEKNEN, encoded by the exons AATTGTGGCATTGAACAACTTGTAGAAGAGCTTtgcattaaattaaaagaattaagtCAGTCATCAG gTTCTGATGACACAGATCAAGGAGACAGTAGTACCCCTTCCCTTAGTGATGGAAGTTCTACTGAATTGGAAGATCCAGCTGAAAG atattatGCAGCATTTCCTGCCCTTACTGGTCAAAATGAAAAGTCACCATTTTTTGAAAACTGTCTACAGATGTCGAGTATTTGGAGAGATAACCCATGGACCAAAGAACCACCAGATAAACAACTTACTAAAATGATTAAATACAAGAAGGCGCCTAAACAAAGATATGAACGGAAACAAAGGAAAAAGTCGTCGCCAAACTCTGCTAACTTAAAAAAGCAAACCCCAGAAAAACCTATTCCAAAGCCAAAATATAAACCAAATGAAAATTTCCATGCAAGATTTATGAGCTGGCCTCAATCAGAATTCGCTCCAgtcaatattttagataaacaaacaaatgaagaaAAGAAGCTTTGTCAACAAGTAGAAAATATCCTCAAAGAAATGCTCCTCCATGGTCATGATAAGAAATTCCTAGAAAGATTTGATATTGACGGATTCATCAGTCCAGAACTTCAGGAAAATGCCTTTTGGTACACTAAGCAGTTTGCTGAGTTGATAACACCAATCGACTCCGGTCAACGATTATATGAAAGACACAGCTGCCCATTCTTCCATAACGATGATGTATTTATAGATCCGGATAAAGTATCAGTCAAGGATGAAACTGAACAGGTTCCACAGGAAGATCAGTTTGGATTGCAGGACTTGATGAAAAACCAAGAGTTACAAACTGTAGCAGAAAGTGTCCTTCAGAATGTAGATGAAGATTTTtcaaagaaagaagatgtgctAGAAGTTCAAGCTGAAGATCCATACGATATGCACAAAGATATTGGGGGATTATTACTCTTAGACGGGGAAATCTTACAGCCAATTACATCTCCGTATGACAACCAAGGAGACTTTCCTGTCATTGGTTTAAATGAGCATGAAGATCTGTGGTCAACACTTGTAAATCAAAGTGAGAACAACCTAACCTGTAAGCCTGGAAGGAATTGGAAAGATGAACATATATCTCAGATGGAACATCAGAATTTATATGATTGTCCAGTTTTCCAAAGTCTTGAAAACCAAATAGGTAATGCTGATGAAGTTTCTTTGCCTTCATGGATGTTTTCTGCCAATAAAACAGAAATGGATGGTTTCAGATGTGATGATACAGCAGGTCAAGATAATGAAAACTATTCTCAACTTTGGGATATAAACATATGGAATAAGCAGCAGAGAGATAATGGCATGTTTCTAGATGGATTCAACTCTACTTTTGACGATTTTAAATCTGGATTGAACCAACTACCAGACAAAGGTAATAGAAATAGTGGAGTATTCAACATCAACTTGATAAATGAAGGCATGGAGTCATTTGATCTATTGGAAGGGGACaatataaatactttaattCCAAAGATAACCTTTGAACCCGATGACCTTGATGAACCGACCAATGAACTTAAGGATGAAGATCAACAGAATTTTCCGCGAACATATGATCGCAGTATTTCTTTGACAGATGTACATTTGCTGAAATCTTTGAGAGATAATCAGTTAGCTTCTTCAGATAAATTATCCAAAAGTTTTGAGTTGATTCCATCGAATAACTCGGCTTTTAAAGATGTTATTCCAAGAAAAATGACCCATGTGCAGAGTGACtccaatatttgttattttaactaCTCTACCTTGATTGATTTTGAAGACAATGTGCCTAAAGttcaaaatgaagaaaaaaacgaGAACTTATATTTGTCACCTAAGACCCATTTTCGTCCAATTTCGGCAAAGGTGGAAGAGGATTTATCCGACTTACATCTGAGAGATCTATTTGGTGGTTATTCTTCCACTACAACTCCATATCAAAAGTTTGTAGAAGTTACTGACTCTGGAGATGAAGAATCATTTATTCCAATGTTCAAAGTTTGTAGacaacatgataaaaacataCAGACAGGTTCAAGTTTTGATGATCAACCAgcaaacaatgagaaaatgtccTGTGTTGACAAAGGGAGACCACCTGAAGTTGTGGAAGAAGAAGAGGAAGAGGACCCAGAATTCATTCAAGACTTTGATGTGTATGGCTATGTAGACAGTTTAACAGCATCAGCACAAAATACTCCTCAAAATGTATTGGACGTGGCTTGTAACACATGCTTTGACTCGGGATATGAAGAGGCTAATGATGATGAAAAAGttcaagaagaaaaaagtaactGGCTTACTGTTAATGAAAGTCATAGACTCAGAAAAGTTAAAACCATGGAATGGCACCACCCAGAGAAAAAGGAAGAGAAGGTTCAAGCAGATAACCAAGATTTATGGGGAGAAAAATGGTCTCAGccacaaaaaaatgaagaacGGACAGAGAACCAAGATCTATGGACAGAGAAATGGTCTCAAACACAGAAAAATGAAGAACCAACGGAAAACCAAGATTTATGGGCAGAAAAATGGTCTCAGTCACAGAAAAATGAAGAACCTATGGAGAACCAAAATTTATGGGCAGAGAAGTGGTCTCAGCCACAGAAAGTTGAAGAACCATCAGAGAACCAAGATTTATGGACAGAAAAATGGTCTCAGCCACAGCAAAATAAAGCATCAACAGAGAACCAAGATTTATGGACAGAAAAATGGTCTCAGCCACAGCAAAATGAAACATCAACAGAGAACCAAGATTTATGGGGAGAGAAATGGTCTCAGCCTCAGAAAAAAGAAGAACCCACAGAGAACCAAGATTTATGGACAGAGAAATGGTCTCAATTGAAGAAAAATGAAGAACCAACTGGGAACCAAGATTTTTGGGCAGAGCAATGTTCTGAGCTGCAGAAAAATGAAGAACTGGTGGAAAACCAAGATTTTGGTTATGAGAAATGGTCTCAACAACAGAACAATGaagatttaacaaataataaagaTGTTTGGGCAGAGGAATGGCCTCCACAACAGAAAAATGAAGATGATGCACCACAAGATAATCCAGATTTGTGGGGAGTAAATGAATCAGAACATGATGGAGAAACAGGCTGTAGTATCCAGGAAAGTGTATGGAGCAGCACTGATGATAACAATTTCCCAGACATGTTTTCTTTCTTCACCGAAGACTGTGATGATCTTAAACCACCGGAAACCACAGCTGTTCATGCTCCGCCATGCTATTTGTTTGATGCTGTTCATTCTGAATCAGAGAAATGTGGAGAAATACCATCAAAAGATAATGATGTTACTAAAGTCCATCTGGTCATTGGAAAAGGAAAGAAAGTTCTCCAAGATATAGAAAACTGTCCTCGAGATAACTCTGTTTCTGAG CCAATTTATGTGAAGGGTTACATGCCTATGCCAAGAGTTGCTGTTTATTCCTGTGAACTTGAAAAAGAATGGCTAGATAAAGAGTCCCCAAATCCTAATGGAAAGTCTTCTAAGTTCGCCAAAT TACTTCACAGATGTATGCATTACGCATCTATGGTCTGTGCAGATTTTTCAGGATTGCCTGAGGATGAACTTGGATCTTCATATC GTTCAGGAAGAAAACcatgtacattttttatggAAGGAAGCTGCAAACGTAGTGACTGTAAATTTTCCCACGATTTGTCCAACATCACTTGTAGATTCTGGTCAGAGGGAGATTGCTTTAAAGGTGATCTCTGTCCATTCCTACATAGTTATTATGT CTCTGATATACCAGTTGATATCAAGGAAAATGTGGAtgattattttgaatttcaagAAGATGAGTTTCCACAGCTTTCTAATCAAATAAAG AGACAGAAACAAAAGATACCTAAATCTGAGAAGTCAaatacatttgttgattcaagGAAAATTTACAGGACAACTGGAGCAAAGCAGAAATCCGtaaaattaacagaaaaaaatgaaaattaa